The genomic interval CTCCCTTCCTTCGCCGCTTCCTCATCAGGGACCCGTGGCGCGCTTGGATCTTGTCGCGACGGTTACGAGCGACAAGTCCTAGCGCGCCGGGGGGGCCGAGACTACGATTCCGGGAGCGGCTCGTCCACGTCGGCCTCTCGGCCCCTAGCTCCACATCCTCGCGACGAAAACGCGTGCATAGTCCAGGCTAGGAGCCCAGGCCGGCGCCTTCCGATTCCATTAGAATAGAAAGCCGGCGCCCGTATCGCACGGTACCTCGCGGGGAATCCAGGGACGCCCTACTGAGTTCAATGGAAGAGAGTGCCGGGACGCGATGTCGAATTGAGTATGGCGTCCCCGGAACTCCCCCGTTTCCCCGCAATCCCCACCGATTCCTGTTGACATCCCGTCGGATTTCGCCGAAAAATGACGGCGACATGGCATCGAAACTCCAACCGAGGATTCTCAAGCCGCCGAAGGGCTCTTTCTTTCTATTTGGACCGCGGGGGACCGGGAAGAGCACGTGGCTTCGAACCGTCCTTCCTCACGCTCACACCGTGAACTTGCTCGACGAGGGGCTCTACCAGTCGTACCTGGCCGATGTCTCGCTGTTCGCGGCCGAGCTCCGGACCTTGAAGCCGGGATCCTTGGTCGTCGTGGACGAGATCCAGCGGCTCCCGGCGCTGCTCAACGAGGTTCATCGCTTCATCGAAGAGAGGCGGCTCCGGTTCGTGCTCTGCGGATCGTCCGCCCGAAAGCTCAAGCAGAGCGGCACAAACCTCCTCGCCGGCCGAGCGGTTCGGCGCGAAATGCACCCGTTTGTCCCCGAGGAGCTGGGAAAGTCCTTCAACCTCGAAGAGACGCTTCGCTGGGGAGCTTTGCCGGTGATCTGGGCATCCGGAGAGCGTCGCGCGGCGCTCGAGGCCTACGTGCAGCTCTACCTCCGCGAGGAGATTCAAGCCGAGGCGCTCGTTCGCAACCTTCCCGGCTTCGCGCGCTTCCTGCCGATCGCGGCGCTCTTCCACGGTCAAGTGCTGAACGCGGCCGGGCTTGCTCGCGATGCGCAGGTGGCGCGAACGACGGTCCTCGGCTACCTCAGCGTGCTCGAGGACACTCTCCTCGCGTTCACGCTTCCCGCCTACGAGGGTAAGCTCCGCGTTAAAGAAAGAAAACACCCGAAGCTCTATTGGTGCGACCCCGGTCTCGTTCGCGCGGTCAAGCGTCAGTTCCATGCGCCGACGGCCGAGGAGCGCGGGGCCCTGCTCGAAGGATGGGTCGCGGAGGTCCTGCGCGCGTACCGCGACTATCGGGGCCTGTTCGACGAGTGGTTCTACTGGGCGCCGGCGGAAGCGGCGCGGACAGAGGTGGACTTTCTCCTCCGCCTAGGGCGGGAGATGGTCGCGATCGAGGTCAAGGCCGGCCGCAGTTACTCGAAGCAGGCCGCGCGCGGACTAAGCGCGATCTCCGATCTTCGCGGCGTTGTCCGAAGAGTCTTTGTCTACACGGGGGACCGGGTCCTCCGAACCGAGGACGGCATCGACGTCCTTCCCATCCATCGATTCGTGAGAGAGCTCGAGGAGGCGACGCTGTTCCCGTAGCTGCGATCGAAGAGCCCGAGAGACCATGAGCAAGGCAAGAGTGCGATGCACGGCTACTTCGCCAACACCGACTTGGGCTGGTTCCGGTTTCTGCGGACGCGGTCGGATCTGGACGAGGTGAACTTCTGGCAGCCGGGGGGTGGGAGCGGTTTTGGTGCGATCCCGCCGGGGGCGCCGTTTTTATTCAAGCTTAAAAAGCTTCATTACGCGATCGGCGGGTTCGGGTTCTTCGCGCACGCGTCGCGCCTCCCATCCTCGCTCGCGTGGGATGCGTTCGGCGAGAAGGACGGCGCGAGCGACGATCCGTTCGAAGGGCACGATGTCCGTGTTCCTGGCGCGCGCGAAGCTTCTTCCCGAGTCGCCCGGACGAGCTACTCCTCCCTCCTCCCATTCGCCGCCTCTTCCGGGGCGGGTTCGGCGGCGTCCGAGCGGTCGTCGTTCGGGGTCGTCTGTTCTTCGTTCGCTTCCTCGCGAGCCGGGGAGTGGGGCGCTTCGAAGGAGCCGGCGTACTCGCGGAGCCAGCGGCGGTAGGTCGGCTCCGCCACGCCGATCCGGCGGCAGATCTCCTCGACGGTCATCCCCTCCCCTCGAAGCGTTTCTCCCTCGCGGAGCGCGTCCAGAATGAAGTCGATCCAGCGGCGGTCCACGCTTATCGTCCTTTCGGCGCGTGCCGTCGGATCGCCCCGAGCAGCTCCCTCACCCGAATCGGTTTCACGATGAACTCGTTCATGCCCGCGTCCATGCAGCGGGCGCGCATTTCTTCCCCCCCGAGCGCGGTGAGCGCGAGGATCGGCAGGTCGTGGCTCCGGACGTTCGAGCGGGGATTGCGGACGAACCTCGCGAGCGCGATGCCGTCGATCCCCGGCATCTCGATGTCGGTGACGACAAGGTCGAACGGCTCCCGCTCGAGAAGATCGAGAGCGTCTACGCCGCTCGATGCGGTCTCCACGACCGAACGGACGCGCTTCAAGATCTGCCGCACGAGCATCCGAACGACCGGATCGTCATCGACGACGAGAACGCGAAGCCCCTCGAGCGCTTCGTACGATCCGCCGGCACGGACGCCTTCCGCCCTTCCCGTCTTCTTCGGATCATTCATCGCTCGCCGCCTTTCTTCTCGCGCGAGCGGCCGTTCGTTTCGCGGAGGCGGCGCCTCATCGCGCACCTCCCGGCGAGCGACTGACCGCCGCTCGGTCTCCCGCGCCCGAAGCGGACCTCGCCCCGTTCGTCCCGGACGATTCCGGCACGTGAACGTGAAGCGTGGAAAGCCGAAGATAGAGAGGACGGCAGAAGCGGCCGCGAGCGACGAGCGCCGGAAGCGTCTCGCCGCACGCGCTGATGACCCGCCGGATGCGTCCTCCCGGCGGGCCCTCCATGGGCGATTCCAGGAGGTCGAGCAGCGCGACCTGCGTCCACGGCTCGAGGCGTTCGAGCCGGTCGATAAAGAGGATCACCGGCCCTCTTTCGGGGATCCCCCGGAGAGCCTCGATGCCGCCCCGGTTCAGGTCGTCCGCCGGCACGACCCGAAGCGCGGCCCAAGGATGCGCGTCGCGGAAGAGGCGCCGCGCCACCTCGCGGTCCCCCGTGACGAGAACGTTGGCGTTGCTCTCGAGCGCCCGCTGGAGCTCGTCCGGTCCTTCTCGCGACCCGAGCGGCTCGGAAGCACGAGCCCCACGGTCGGGCGGTTGGGAGCGAGGTGCGAGAGATCCCCCGCGCGTCCCGGCCCGGTTTCTGCGCGCACCACGGCCCTTCGTGTTCATGACGACACGATCTCCTTCCTGCTCGTTCCGCCCGAGCTTGCCTTCCGGCGGCGCGGCTACGGGTGCGGCTGGGTCGGATCATCCTCCGCCGGGAACGGGTCGTTCGAGACCCGCGACGAGTCGGCGGAGGAATCGGGGTACGACGGGTTCGCGAAGTAGAGGTCCCCGCCCCCTCCCCCTTCCGCCGGGGCGCTCACCCCCTGGCATTGGGGAAAAAGAACCAGCGCCGCGAGGAGCGCGCACGCGGTTGCGACCGGGAGGATCCGCAAGAGACGCAACGGTTTCCACGACATGGACCCACTCCTTTCCGGCCGGCGCCTCGGGCCGGCTGAGAAGGGTCTAGGCAGGAATCGTGCGCGAGTCCCTTTCCCGCGCCGCGCGCAAATCGTTGAAAAAACGCCGGTTCACCTAGGCGCGGAAAGGGGGGGTTCGAGGGTATCCGGAGAACTCGTACGATCGTACGAATTCGCCCCGAAATGCGGCCAATCGGAGCCTGACATCTTGTCCG from Candidatus Eisenbacteria bacterium carries:
- a CDS encoding sigma 54-interacting transcriptional regulator, giving the protein MNTKGRGARRNRAGTRGGSLAPRSQPPDRGARASEPLGSREGPDELQRALESNANVLVTGDREVARRLFRDAHPWAALRVVPADDLNRGGIEALRGIPERGPVILFIDRLERLEPWTQVALLDLLESPMEGPPGGRIRRVISACGETLPALVARGRFCRPLYLRLSTLHVHVPESSGTNGARSASGAGDRAAVSRSPGGAR
- a CDS encoding ATP-binding protein, which encodes MASKLQPRILKPPKGSFFLFGPRGTGKSTWLRTVLPHAHTVNLLDEGLYQSYLADVSLFAAELRTLKPGSLVVVDEIQRLPALLNEVHRFIEERRLRFVLCGSSARKLKQSGTNLLAGRAVRREMHPFVPEELGKSFNLEETLRWGALPVIWASGERRAALEAYVQLYLREEIQAEALVRNLPGFARFLPIAALFHGQVLNAAGLARDAQVARTTVLGYLSVLEDTLLAFTLPAYEGKLRVKERKHPKLYWCDPGLVRAVKRQFHAPTAEERGALLEGWVAEVLRAYRDYRGLFDEWFYWAPAEAARTEVDFLLRLGREMVAIEVKAGRSYSKQAARGLSAISDLRGVVRRVFVYTGDRVLRTEDGIDVLPIHRFVRELEEATLFP
- a CDS encoding response regulator, which encodes MNDPKKTGRAEGVRAGGSYEALEGLRVLVVDDDPVVRMLVRQILKRVRSVVETASSGVDALDLLEREPFDLVVTDIEMPGIDGIALARFVRNPRSNVRSHDLPILALTALGGEEMRARCMDAGMNEFIVKPIRVRELLGAIRRHAPKGR
- a CDS encoding helix-turn-helix domain-containing protein, whose translation is MDRRWIDFILDALREGETLRGEGMTVEEICRRIGVAEPTYRRWLREYAGSFEAPHSPAREEANEEQTTPNDDRSDAAEPAPEEAANGRREE